The sequence GGGCCAAGGGCTTGATCTGTAAACAGCCTCTATTTCATAAAGGCTCGCGCCATTAACCGCAAGCATATCCCAGTGGACTGGTACAACACTTTGAATGCCCAATTCAGCAGCCATTCCAAAGGCTTCGCGAATCGTCATGTTTCCAACAATGCCGCGCCGACGCCGGAAGAAATTATCCTCATTCACCGGCAAGAGGGCCGTATCAATAGGCCCGACATCTTTCAGTACCTCTAGCAGTTCATCGCAAACAGATGTATCGCCTGCTAGGTACAGACTCCGCCCATGGTGTTTAAAAAGATAGCCCACGGCCTGAGGTTGGCCGCCCTGGTCGAAGCGAATCCTGGGATGGGCGGCTGGAATGGCCTGCACGCTCAGCTCCGCACCCAAATCAAACGCGTCTGACGGTGCCTGCATGATCCGCTCGGCTGAGATCCCCCACTGCTCCAGCTGTTTACGAACCGGCAGAGGTCCAATAAATCGAGCCTGAGGGCTGGCCTGGGCCAGTGCTGGAAGGGTGTGCGGATCGCAGTGATCCATGTGTTCATGGGTGATCAACACCCAATCCACCGTGGTGAGTGCCTGGGGTAGATAGGGGATTGGCACCTGCCGCACTAGATCCGGTGCATCTAGCTCCTGCACCGAGTGGCTCAGGTAGGGATCCACGATCACAGTGAGGTCGCCGAGATCAATCCGGAGGCCTGTTTGGCCTAGGTGTTCGATGCGTGCGCTAGCTGTTGTATTCACCCTTTGGCCTCCTGCAGGAAGCCTGCTATTAGCTGAATCGCCTTGTGGCTGGTGCGCTCCACACCATCCACGGTGTTAGAGGCATTGTGCGAGCCCAAAATGCAGGCAGAATGGCTGCGTAGGGGCGAATCCAGCGGCAGCGGCTCCTGCTCGAACACATCCAGCGCTGCCGAATGAACCTGCCCACTGGCCAGAGCTGCAATCAGGGCTTGCTCATCAATCACAGGCCCGCGGCCCACATTCACAATCCGCACACCAGGCTTCATCGCCGCAAACGCTTCGGCGTTGAGCATGTGGTGGCTGGATGGGGTGAGAGCACAATTCACCACCACAAAATCTGCCTCGTCCAGCCGCTCGGGCCACCGCGCCAGGCTCACGCCAGCTTCCAAACTGCTGTATTCCACAAACGGGTCGTAGGCGATCACTGTCATGTCGGCCGCCAACAACCGGCGTGCCGTGTTGCGGCCAATGTCGCCGTAGCCCAACACGGCCACTGTGCGCCCTGCCAGTGACAGCCCACGTGGCTTGGGCCAGTTGCCTTCACGCACGCCTCGATCAATTTCCACGGTGTGGCGGGCCAAGGCAATCACATAGCCAACGGCCACATCGGCCACTTCCCCGCCAAACATGCCGGGCGTGTTGATGATCGGGATCCCTAAAGCCTTACAAGCTTTGAAATCCACGTTGTCCACGCCGATCCCCCACTTCACCGCCGCCTTCAGCGATCCACGTTGACCCGCCTCGAACACCTGTTGTGTCGCTGGGTCATCACCAATGATCCAGCCATCAAACTGCGGCAGCAAGTCGATCAATTCGGCTTCACTGAGGGTCTGGGTGACCTCTGCGGGTACCAGTTGCAATCCCAGCTCCCGCGCCGGAGACACAAAGGCCTCGATCATGCCGAGCATGGGCGGGCAGGTGACGAGGACGCGATGTGCTGCCATAGGGTTTAAGCGGGATCGTAAAGGCGGCTGTGAATGCCACCGCCCAGTGGCAGCACACAGCCATTGAGGAAGGTGTTGGCTGGGTCCAGCAGAAACAGCACAGCTCGGGCTACGTCTTCAGGGCTTCCAATGGCACCCGTGGGATGAAAGGCTTCCAGCTGAGCCTTCAGAACAGGGGTATCGGCGAAGCCGGCCTCGAGCATGGGTGTGGCGATTGCTGCAGGCTCTATCGCATTCACACGCACGGAATCGCCCAGTTCCACCGCCATGGCCCGCGTCAGCCCAGCCAAAGCCGCTTTGCTGGTGGCATAAGCCGTAAACCCAGGCTTGGTGAGCTGGCTATGGATACTGCCGATGTGCACGATTGATCCGCGATGACGCTTGAGCTGAGGCAACAACGCTCTGCTGATCGTAACGGGCGCCATGAGATTGACTTCCAATGTCTCATGCCACTCGACTGAGCCCAGCTGTTCAAACGACCCCAGGTATTGCACAGCTGCATTATGCACAACAGCCATGAGTTTGCCATTTTCTACAGCCGATAGCACAGCCACTTGGAAGGTTTCCAGTTGATGCGGATGACGGCTCAGAGCCGCCAGATCAGCAGAAATCCAGGCTTGGCAGCGCTGGCGCACGTGGTTGGACGGCGGGGTGGACGGGTGATCGGACCCCAGCACCATCCAACCGGCTTCCGCCAATGCCTCCACCAAGCCGGCGCCAATGCCTCCTGCTGCACCGGTGACCAAGACTGTTTTCGCGGGAGTTATGGAGCTCATCTCAGCACCTCCTCAAGCCGGCCCTTTTCAAACACCTGGCAGGCACCGCCAACCGTGCAATCCAGGATGCGGCGACCGTCTGCCTCAAAGGCGGTACGCGCCATGTCGTAAAAACGCTCAGAGTTAGCGAGATCTGGGTTATCCCAGGTGTAGCCGCTGAAGTAGCTGGGATCAAAATGGTTGGGATCTAGGCCCTGCAGCACATGGGGTTCATTGGGTGACCCCTGGTAGCTGTAGCGATGGTCCATCCCCACAATCACCACCATGGAAAAGCCCATGTAGAAGGCCAGTTGCAAAGCGGCGAAAGTTACGGTGTAACCCTCGAAAAACCCTCCGCTCACATCGGGGTGGAAGCACTCTTCTGGTCTGCCCTGCAAGAGATAAGTGAGTGCTGATTCGGGCAGAGGGTTAGCGTGGCCCATGTCTTTAAGAAAGCGCACGCAGTTGAGTTGCGAGATCTCTTGGGCGCTCTGCTCGATCACGCGCCGATTGATGGCCACGTAGTAGCGCGGATAAAAGCGGCAGCGGCGAAAGCCCATGAAGATCTTGTTCAACCCCATACTCACTTCCCTACGGATCAGCGAAAAATCCGTTTGATTCAGAGAAGGGCCATTACACACCAGCACCAACCGCTCACCGCGATGACAATTGCGGAAGCGATGTAGTCGAGCTCCAAGATTCACCCTATGCTCCATCAGATCCAAACCAAGGGCCTGCTCACTTGACCTGTAAGACTTAGCAGTCATAAATTTGAATCACCCCACACAACTTGCCGTCGTCAAAGACAGGCAGAATGCCAACTTTGTGTTGCAGCATGTGCAGTCGTGCTGCTTCCACTGACTCCCGAACATCAATCTGGAGCGGCGCAGGCGTCATCAAGTCTTGCACCAAGTTGGTGAGCTCAACGCCTCTCTCCAAGCCCCGGCGCAAGTCACCGTCCGTCACGATTCCGATCAGCTGCTGGTCCCGCAACACCAGCGCAACACCGAGACGACCGCTTGTCATCACAGAGATCATCTCCGCAACCAACGTGGTCTCCAAGCAACACGGCAATGGCAGCGAATGCATCACCTCTCCAACGCTCTTCAACAGTCGCGCCCCCAACCTGCCGAGGGGATGAAAACGGGCAAAATCGCTCTGCTGAAAGGCCCTCTGTTCGGCAGCACTGACAGCGAGCGCATCACCCAGAGCCATCGCCAGTGCCGTGGAACTCGTGGGCGCCAGGTTGTAGCTGCAGGCTTCCTGAGCCACCGATGCATCCAGCCAAACATCGCAACGGAGAGCCAGTGTTGATGTAGACGCGCCCGTGATCAGCACCGTTCTACTGCCCTGGCCCTTCGTGAAGATCAGCAAACGCAGGAGCTCTTCTGTTTCGCCGGAATTTGACAACAACAACACCAGATCCTGGGCGCGAATCATGCCCAGATCGCCATGCATGGCATCCGCCGGATGCACAAACGCCGACGGCGTACCCAAGGACGCAAAGCTAGCCGCAATCTTGCGAGCCACCAAACCGGATTTACCCATTCCGGCCACAATCACGCGGCCCTCACAGGCCAGGATCAACTCCACCGCTTCCGCAAAGCGCTGATCCAGCCGATCGATCGCCGCAGCAATCGCCTCCGACTCGATCCGCAGCACCCGCTGTGCTGTGGCCAGGATCTCGGAAGCGTTGCTCATGGCATCGCCTCCAGCAGCATCTGAGCCACCTCTCGGATAGCCCCCTCACCGCCGCACGTGTTCAGCACCGAGCGGGCCGCCGATTGCACCACCTCCGGAGCATCCGCCACCGCAAAGCTCCAGCCGCAGCACTCCATCCCCGGCAAATCGAGGCTGTCATCGCCCACATAGGCGCAGGCCTCCAAATCCACACCGAGCTCTGCAGCGATCTGGCGGCAGGCAGATGCCTTATCCGGCTGGCCCAAAACGGCGTGCTGAATGCCCAGCTCCGCCATACGGCGCCGTAACGCCAGCGAATCGCGGCCACTCACCAGAGCTACCTGGATACCGCGCTGAATCAGTTGCTTGATCGCAAAGCCATCGCGAGAGTGGAAGGCCTTGAGCTCTTCGCCGTCGGGGCCATACCAAAGCCGCCCATCGGTGAGCACGCCATCCACATCGCAGAGCAGCGCCCTGATCTGACGCAGCCTGAGGATTTGCTCCACCGGCGCCACATCTTCAGGGCAGTCCACCCCAAGGCTCGGGGTCTGGGTGCTGAGCAGCTGGATGCTTAAACCCGCCTCAAGCCAGCGCAGCTGCTCCAGGCTTTCTTGCTCTTCCAGGGCCGTGGGCCGCAACTGGCGAATCGTTGCTAAGGCCTGGGCGCTGAAGCCATACACCCCCACGTGTTGCTCAAAGCAACTGGATCCGTAGGGAATCGGGCTGCGGCTGAAATAGAGGGCTCGGCCGTTCTGGCCGCGGGCCACCTTCACGCGGCTGGGCTCCTGGGCCTGCGCAGCAGTGATCGAATGACAGAGGCTCAGCACATCGGCGGCGTTGCTCTGCAACGCACCGATCAAACGATCCAAATAAGCGGGGTTCACCAGCGGCTCATCACCCTGGAGATTCAGGTAGTAGCTAGCGGGGAAATCGGCCGTGATCGCCAGCAGGCGCTCGGTGCCATTGCGCAGTGCGCTGCTGGTGAGCGCCACTTGCGCTCCGGCCGCCTGGGCGGCCTCCGCAATCTCAGGGTGATCAGTGGCCACCACCACACCGCAGGCCTTTTGAGCTTGCAGGGCTGCTTCCACCACCCAGGCAATCAGGGGCTTGCCCGCCAGATGCAGCAACGGCTTCCCCGGTAAGCGAGTGGAGCCATACCGCGCAGGAATCACGATCAGGCAGTCGCCGGAAGTCATCAGGCGATCTCCAGGGCCGGCTGGGCCTTCACCAGCCGATCAATGGCGGCCAGTTGCTCCACAAACGCCGGGATCTGCTGGCTCGGCAGTGCGCTTGGGCCATCGCAGAGGGCCTGATCCGGATCGGGATGCGCCTCCACAAACACCGCCGCAATCCCACTGGCCACCGCGGCTTTCGCCAGGGGCATCAGCTGCTGACGCCGCCCTCCCGATTGCGCTTGCCCAGCCGAGCGGCACTGCAAAGCATGGGTGACATCCACGCTGATCGGCTTGCCGCCACTCACCTGGCGCATCACCTCCAGGCCGAGCAGATCCACCACCTGGTTGTCGTAGCCAAACACCGTGCCCCGCTCGCAGAGCACCAGATCCCGGCAACCCTGCTGCTCAAACTTCTGCACCAGAGGCCCCATCTGCTGGGGCGAGAGAAACTGCGGTTTCTTGATGTGCACCGGCCGCCCGGAAGCCGCCATGGCCGCCACCAGATCGCTCTGCCGCGCCAGAAACGCTGGGAGCTGGAGCACATCACACACCGCCGCGGCCGGCTGCACCTGCCAGGGCTCATGCACATCCGTGAGCACAGGCACCTGCAGCTGCTGCTTCACCTGCTGCAACCAGGCGAGGCCTTGCTCTAGGCCAGGTCCACGAAAACTCGAGCCCGAGCTGCGGTTGGCTTTGTCAAAGCTGGCTTTGAAGACATAGCCCAAGCCCTGAACTCTGCAGGCCTCTCGGAACAGCTCACCAACCTCCAGCGCCAGCTCGAGGCTCTCGAGCACATTGATCCCGCCGATCACCACCAAAGGCTGTTGTTGGCCGATTGGCACGGGGAAACCAACTTGGAGTCGAATAGACGGATCCACAACGAGTGGATGAACGAACAGCGGATGGAGATCTAAGGAACGAATCATCGTCCCCTATCAATGACCTTCGCGTATCAATCTCCACCACAACGGGGGCATCAGGGACTAGACCTGCAAAACTGCGGTCCTGCGGTCCTGCAGTCCTGCGGTCCTGTATGCCAAAAAGACACAATCGCACGCTACTGCTTATGCAGAATCCGCATAAGCAGTAGACCTGGGACCAGCAATCTGCTACAAAAGCAATGTGAATATGCGCAATGGGTGGCCAAAAAACGAATCACCTTCGAAGTACCCGAAGAAACCCACAGGAGACTCAAGCTGCTGTGCTTCACAGATGGCTATACGATCGGAGAGGTGCTGAACCAATTGGTTAAGGACTTTTGCGATCTAAAAGAGGCAGATATGATACAACTCATAGACAATCGCGACAAGAAATAACACATATACAGTCATACTTATAGTGATTTATTTTCCATCTCCCTGAAGTTTGCACTTTCCGCACTAGCTTCTTCATTTATTAGCGTTTTTTCGTTGAAATACTAGTCCCTTGCAAGTGTCCCCACTTGGCCATGGACAAACCTCCATGGCATTGTTGCTGGGCCAATAGAACCAACTCATGGGTGCGCTGCGAAGCTGATCACGCAGAACCCAGGCAGCCTTGAGCAATTTCTCTAGGGCTTGCGCGCTTGAAAGCCCCTCTTCCACCTGAGAAATACAGAACATTGCCCTCAGGAGCCACATCCCCCCATCACACCCAAGCGCTAACCCGCCAAGCGTTTTGCGTCCCCGCTGCCCTGCACCACCA is a genomic window of Synechococcus sp. A10-1-5-1 containing:
- a CDS encoding MBL fold metallo-hydrolase translates to MDPYLSHSVQELDAPDLVRQVPIPYLPQALTTVDWVLITHEHMDHCDPHTLPALAQASPQARFIGPLPVRKQLEQWGISAERIMQAPSDAFDLGAELSVQAIPAAHPRIRFDQGGQPQAVGYLFKHHGRSLYLAGDTSVCDELLEVLKDVGPIDTALLPVNEDNFFRRRRGIVGNMTIREAFGMAAELGIQSVVPVHWDMLAVNGASLYEIEAVYRSSPWPFRLIDASFAVL
- a CDS encoding phosphoglycerate dehydrogenase, coding for MIDLLPQFDGWIIGDDPATQQVFEAGQRGSLKAAVKWGIGVDNVDFKACKALGIPIINTPGMFGGEVADVAVGYVIALARHTVEIDRGVREGNWPKPRGLSLAGRTVAVLGYGDIGRNTARRLLAADMTVIAYDPFVEYSSLEAGVSLARWPERLDEADFVVVNCALTPSSHHMLNAEAFAAMKPGVRIVNVGRGPVIDEQALIAALASGQVHSAALDVFEQEPLPLDSPLRSHSACILGSHNASNTVDGVERTSHKAIQLIAGFLQEAKG
- a CDS encoding SDR family NAD(P)-dependent oxidoreductase, with protein sequence MSSITPAKTVLVTGAAGGIGAGLVEALAEAGWMVLGSDHPSTPPSNHVRQRCQAWISADLAALSRHPHQLETFQVAVLSAVENGKLMAVVHNAAVQYLGSFEQLGSVEWHETLEVNLMAPVTISRALLPQLKRHRGSIVHIGSIHSQLTKPGFTAYATSKAALAGLTRAMAVELGDSVRVNAIEPAAIATPMLEAGFADTPVLKAQLEAFHPTGAIGSPEDVARAVLFLLDPANTFLNGCVLPLGGGIHSRLYDPA
- a CDS encoding SIS domain-containing protein encodes the protein MSNASEILATAQRVLRIESEAIAAAIDRLDQRFAEAVELILACEGRVIVAGMGKSGLVARKIAASFASLGTPSAFVHPADAMHGDLGMIRAQDLVLLLSNSGETEELLRLLIFTKGQGSRTVLITGASTSTLALRCDVWLDASVAQEACSYNLAPTSSTALAMALGDALAVSAAEQRAFQQSDFARFHPLGRLGARLLKSVGEVMHSLPLPCCLETTLVAEMISVMTSGRLGVALVLRDQQLIGIVTDGDLRRGLERGVELTNLVQDLMTPAPLQIDVRESVEAARLHMLQHKVGILPVFDDGKLCGVIQIYDC
- the kdsB gene encoding 3-deoxy-manno-octulosonate cytidylyltransferase gives rise to the protein MTSGDCLIVIPARYGSTRLPGKPLLHLAGKPLIAWVVEAALQAQKACGVVVATDHPEIAEAAQAAGAQVALTSSALRNGTERLLAITADFPASYYLNLQGDEPLVNPAYLDRLIGALQSNAADVLSLCHSITAAQAQEPSRVKVARGQNGRALYFSRSPIPYGSSCFEQHVGVYGFSAQALATIRQLRPTALEEQESLEQLRWLEAGLSIQLLSTQTPSLGVDCPEDVAPVEQILRLRQIRALLCDVDGVLTDGRLWYGPDGEELKAFHSRDGFAIKQLIQRGIQVALVSGRDSLALRRRMAELGIQHAVLGQPDKASACRQIAAELGVDLEACAYVGDDSLDLPGMECCGWSFAVADAPEVVQSAARSVLNTCGGEGAIREVAQMLLEAMP
- the kdsA gene encoding 3-deoxy-8-phosphooctulonate synthase, whose product is MIRSLDLHPLFVHPLVVDPSIRLQVGFPVPIGQQQPLVVIGGINVLESLELALEVGELFREACRVQGLGYVFKASFDKANRSSGSSFRGPGLEQGLAWLQQVKQQLQVPVLTDVHEPWQVQPAAAVCDVLQLPAFLARQSDLVAAMAASGRPVHIKKPQFLSPQQMGPLVQKFEQQGCRDLVLCERGTVFGYDNQVVDLLGLEVMRQVSGGKPISVDVTHALQCRSAGQAQSGGRRQQLMPLAKAAVASGIAAVFVEAHPDPDQALCDGPSALPSQQIPAFVEQLAAIDRLVKAQPALEIA
- a CDS encoding plasmid partition protein ParG codes for the protein MTFAYQSPPQRGHQGLDLQNCGPAVLQSCGPVCQKDTIARYCLCRIRISSRPGTSNLLQKQCEYAQWVAKKRITFEVPEETHRRLKLLCFTDGYTIGEVLNQLVKDFCDLKEADMIQLIDNRDKK